A portion of the Homo sapiens chromosome 16, GRCh38.p14 Primary Assembly genome contains these proteins:
- the LOC124903761 gene encoding uncharacterized protein LOC124903761 produces the protein MVGDSGGGGPWAVGVVVLVKALAFFWGTVFSFSSPRAVPLGSSAAAGLGHPCQRGPADSAVHTRGGRGRCSARGATCRLVWALPRGCCGAVWRLPWLSLAPSAAPGASWLCRCCPLPGPQGPGSTWRRLLASRFRCSKKSAVQQLTPLLLRSPQVAIFLAGAGRALGSGRPPCSGRRRLSVPAARGGEGATSRHWAPAASPAAGGAGKKDARKRKAPAGPRVARGCAPWFLAREQLLGPPLAKLLPEKL, from the exons ATGGTCGGGGACAGTGGGGGTGGTGGGCCCTGGGCAGTAGGGGTGGTGGTGTTAGTGAAAG CTCTTGCCTTTTTCTGGGGCACCGTCTTCTCCTTCTCGTCACCCCGGGCAGTGCCCCTGGGCTCCTCGGCTGCTGCGGGCCTGGGCCACCCGTGTCAGCGCGGCCCTGCTGACAGCGCAGTTCACACCCGGGGCGGCCGCGGCAGGTGCAGTGCGAGGGGCGCCACCTGTAGGCTGGTGTGGGCACTGCCTAGAGGTTGCTGTGGCGCCGTCTGGAGGTTGCCGTGGCTCTCGTTGGCGCCCAGCGCCGCGCCCGGGGCTTCATGGCTGTGTCGCTGCTGCCCCCTCCCAGGGCCGCAGGGCCCGGGTTCCACTTGGCGGCGTCTTCTCGCGAGTCGCTTTCGCTGCTCCAAGAAGTCGGCGGTGCAGCAACTGACGCCGCTGCTGCTCCGGTCGCCGCAGGTCGCCATATTCCTCGCGGGGGCCGGCCGGGCTCTCGGCTCAGGCCGCCCACCCTGCTCCGGCCGCCGCCGCCTCTCCGTTCCCGCAGCCAGAGGAGGCGAGGGAGCGACCTCCAGGCACTGGGCGCCCGCCGCTTCCCCAGCAGCCGGCGGGGCGGGGAAGAAAGACGCCAGGAAGCGGAAGGCCCCCGCCGGCCCGAGGGTCGCCCGGGGCTGTGCCCCATGGTTCCTGGCCCGCGAGCAGCTGCTGGGACCCCCCCTTGCCAAGTTGCTCCCCGAAAAGCTCTAA